A window of Campylobacter concisus genomic DNA:
CGCATTAAAACATTGACTTTTTCTTTATTTTTATAAGCATTTATCATTGTATAAATTTCATTTTCACTTTTTGTTAAGAGTGATGGCCCGATGATGCCATTTGCATAATCATCGTGACAAGCTGAGCATTTTGTAATGAAATTTTTGCTAAGTCTGCCCTTTATAAGTCTTAAATTTATAGTTTGAAGAGGGGTTCTTACCATCGCTAAAGCACCGATTTGACGGCTTACGTTATTATCTTCAAGTCCAAATTTTACGCTCTTTTCGCCGTGCATATCGTATTTTATGAAATTATTTTGTTTATTTGTGCTTTGGTTATTTTCTTTTTTTTCAACCTTTATGCTAGCACTCGTGGCTACATTTATTGGTTGCTCGCTAGCTGCTTTTTGCGCTTTGTCATCGCTCTTTTCACAGCCGACAAATAGCAAAGCAGCAGCCACTAAGGACATTATTAATCTCATTCTTTCTCCTTATAAATTTCATCATAACTCATTTTTGGGGCAATGTTTATAATTTTTACAGGGCAAACCTCAGCACATACCCCACACCCAACACAGCCATGCTTTATGAGCGGTAAATTTGCTTCGCTCATTACTATTGCACTATCGCCAACTGGGCAAATGCTGACGCAAAGGTCACAAATTTGACCGATTTTGCCTTTTATCTTATCTTTTTCTGCCTCTTCTCTATCGTTATAAACTTTGCGGACAAGCAAATCTTCAACGCTATCTTCGCTTAGTTTTTCTCTTTTTAGGCACATACAGGCATTTGCATTACTCAAGACAGCAACGCCCATTTTCACATCATCAACAACTTTTGTAGCATGATCTAACGCACCACTTGGACAGGCGAGCACACATGGGAAAAGATCACATAAATAGCAACCTCTCTTTTTAGGATCGATGTATGCTGTACCATTTGAATATCCATCTTTTATATCAAGCAAACTTATACTGTGATAAGGGCATACCTGCACACACTGACCGCATTTAACACAAAGATCATCAAAGTCATCAACCGCGCCTGGTGGTCTAAGATAGAGTTTATCGCCACTACTTTTTGGCAAAATTTTACCTATGCCATATCCTGCGGCAGCTGCGACTGAGCCTAAGATTATAAATTTTCTTCTATCCACGCTTTGCCTTTAACGCGTTAAAATTTGAAGCATCAAGTGGTTTTATCCTTGGCGTGCTATCTTCAAGTAGCTTTACTGGCTCAGAAAATGGCGCGAGTTTGGCTAAAAAATTTAAGATACTAAAGACACTTGATCCATAGAAAAACTGCAAATTTGGATAGTACTGCCAAAGCTGATCGGCATACGATAGATGCATGAACGGCGTATCGCCATAGCCATCTTTATTTCTATCGAAGCTCTCATACTCATCATAATAATTTTTACTCCACCGATTTAATGCCATTTTATCGCCTGGAGTGTCGTTCGCAACGATATCCATATTGCCTATAAAATCATTATTTTCAAATATACTTGTCCCCTGAGTAGCGTGAAAATATACGCCAACTACGTTGTGTAAAATTTTATTGCCTAAGAAATTTATCGTTGAGCCTGGCTGAAACGGCGAGTTATCGAGCAAAATTCCTCTCGCATTATAGATAAGTGTATTATTTTCGATAGTAAAATTTGAAACATCTTTTAGACCAATACCGATACCAAAAGCGCCGTCACTATCCATAACAAGATTATTTTTTATATTTGAGCCAGCTGAATACATAAAAAACATTCCGACTGCATTGCCGATAAAATCATTGTTTTCGACTAAATTTTGATTCGCATACATAAAGTGAAGCGAGTATCTACCGCGGATCGCTTTATTTTTTAAAAATTTATTGTGACTTGCATACCATGCAACCATATCGCGGCTATCATAAATATAATTGCCTTCTATTAAATTTTCATGGCTATACCAGAGTCTAACAGCATCACCTCTAAAACCAAGACTGGCCCCTTTTTTAGAAGTGATGTTATTTTCAGTGATCTTTGAGCTACTGCACTCTTTAAAATCAACCCCAAAAAGCACGTCACTCAAGTCATTTTGCGTAACCAAGACATTATTTGCTTTATCACAGCCAATGCCAGCATCTAGCTCACCAAGGTCATTTCCGCTACCGCTTATCTTTAAATTT
This region includes:
- a CDS encoding c-type cytochrome, with amino-acid sequence MRLIMSLVAAALLFVGCEKSDDKAQKAASEQPINVATSASIKVEKKENNQSTNKQNNFIKYDMHGEKSVKFGLEDNNVSRQIGALAMVRTPLQTINLRLIKGRLSKNFITKCSACHDDYANGIIGPSLLTKSENEIYTMINAYKNKEKVNVLMRDLVKKMDDSEIRNLAKEISDFNTQFRSK
- a CDS encoding 4Fe-4S dicluster domain-containing protein — protein: MDRRKFIILGSVAAAAGYGIGKILPKSSGDKLYLRPPGAVDDFDDLCVKCGQCVQVCPYHSISLLDIKDGYSNGTAYIDPKKRGCYLCDLFPCVLACPSGALDHATKVVDDVKMGVAVLSNANACMCLKREKLSEDSVEDLLVRKVYNDREEAEKDKIKGKIGQICDLCVSICPVGDSAIVMSEANLPLIKHGCVGCGVCAEVCPVKIINIAPKMSYDEIYKEKE
- a CDS encoding nitrous oxide reductase family maturation protein NosD produces the protein MRKIFIFALAFLPIFSSANILQDAINNASPGDVIKLGDGIYEGSITINKPLSIVGEGKNAHIKGNGKGTVVKIIASNVTLRNLKISGSGNDLGELDAGIGCDKANNVLVTQNDLSDVLFGVDFKECSSSKITENNITSKKGASLGFRGDAVRLWYSHENLIEGNYIYDSRDMVAWYASHNKFLKNKAIRGRYSLHFMYANQNLVENNDFIGNAVGMFFMYSAGSNIKNNLVMDSDGAFGIGIGLKDVSNFTIENNTLIYNARGILLDNSPFQPGSTINFLGNKILHNVVGVYFHATQGTSIFENNDFIGNMDIVANDTPGDKMALNRWSKNYYDEYESFDRNKDGYGDTPFMHLSYADQLWQYYPNLQFFYGSSVFSILNFLAKLAPFSEPVKLLEDSTPRIKPLDASNFNALKAKRG